The following are from one region of the Bacillus sp. (in: firmicutes) genome:
- the folD gene encoding bifunctional methylenetetrahydrofolate dehydrogenase/methenyltetrahydrofolate cyclohydrolase FolD — MTAKIISGKEIATQLREEMKVEVNKLQEQGVTPGLAVILVGDDPASHSYVKGKKKGCEEVGIYNRSIEVPATLTEAELLQMIDELNNDAAIHGILVQLPLPAHIDEKKVIERISPDKDVDGFHPINVGRMMTGQRAFISCTPFGILKMVQLQNIEIEGKHVVVVGRSNIVGKPVGQLFLNENATVTYCHSRTKNLKEMTKQADILIVAVGRANFIGKDHIKEGAVVIDVGVNRDETTGKLVGDVIFDEGKEVASFITPVPGGVGPLTITMLLYNTIESAKYELEARS, encoded by the coding sequence ATGACAGCAAAAATTATTAGCGGTAAGGAAATCGCAACACAGTTAAGGGAGGAAATGAAAGTAGAAGTTAACAAACTTCAAGAACAAGGGGTTACACCGGGATTAGCGGTAATCCTCGTGGGTGATGACCCTGCTTCCCATTCCTATGTTAAAGGTAAGAAAAAAGGCTGTGAAGAAGTAGGCATCTACAATCGTTCTATTGAAGTGCCAGCTACATTAACGGAAGCTGAACTTCTACAAATGATTGATGAATTAAACAATGATGCTGCTATTCACGGGATTTTAGTGCAATTGCCTTTACCAGCTCATATTGATGAGAAAAAAGTTATCGAAAGAATTTCACCGGACAAAGATGTGGACGGGTTTCACCCGATTAATGTTGGCAGAATGATGACAGGGCAAAGAGCGTTTATTTCTTGCACACCTTTTGGCATTTTAAAAATGGTGCAGCTTCAAAATATTGAAATCGAAGGGAAGCATGTTGTCGTCGTTGGCCGCAGCAATATTGTTGGAAAACCAGTTGGTCAGCTATTTTTAAATGAAAATGCAACAGTTACCTATTGCCATTCAAGAACGAAAAACCTAAAAGAAATGACGAAGCAAGCGGATATTTTAATTGTTGCTGTTGGTAGAGCAAATTTCATCGGCAAGGACCATATTAAAGAGGGCGCAGTTGTCATTGACGTTGGTGTCAATCGTGATGAAACGACAGGCAAACTTGTTGGTGATGTAATTTTTGATGAAGGAAAAGAAGTGGCAAGCTTTATTACGCCAGTTCCAGGTGGTGTCGGCCCGTTGACGATTACGATGCTTCTTTATAATACAATTGAATCTGCAAAATACGAGCTTGAGGCTCGTTCATGA
- a CDS encoding exodeoxyribonuclease VII large subunit — protein MTEQKFLTVTALTRYLKRKFDTDPHLQEVWIKGELSNFKWHSRGHMYFTLKDENTRIQGVMFAGDNRYLKFKPEDGMKVLIRGEVTVYEAYGQYQIYAKEMQPDGIGNLYLAFEELKKKLELEGLFSEERKKVIPKFPEHIGVITSPTGAAIRDILTTIKRRYPIARITILPVLVQGDEAAASIANAIQNANTMGGFDCLIAGRGGGSIEDLWPFNEEIVARAIFASVIPIISAVGHETDFTIADFVADLRAPTPTAAAELAVPHIEELHERVAVNTVRLVRAVNEKVNMAKKNLQHLRKSYAFRYPRQLINQKEQELDRLFEKLTKEMRRKLEREEEKFKQVNARLKKSHPLAQINRENERLKRLTRELERAAMKQLNEKRMQFSNTITTLNALNPLKVMERGYSLVYNEEKKIVKSIKQIELGDTIKVLLTNGSLECQVWGLEEGEN, from the coding sequence ATGACCGAGCAAAAATTTTTAACGGTTACGGCCTTAACAAGGTATTTAAAAAGAAAATTTGATACAGATCCCCATTTACAGGAAGTATGGATAAAGGGGGAGCTTTCGAATTTTAAATGGCATAGCCGTGGTCATATGTATTTCACTTTGAAGGATGAAAATACCCGCATTCAAGGCGTGATGTTTGCTGGTGATAATCGTTATCTAAAGTTTAAGCCTGAAGATGGGATGAAGGTGCTTATTCGCGGTGAAGTCACAGTCTATGAAGCTTATGGCCAATACCAAATTTATGCGAAAGAAATGCAGCCAGACGGCATTGGTAATCTATATTTGGCCTTTGAAGAATTGAAAAAAAAGCTAGAGCTTGAAGGGCTATTTTCCGAGGAGCGCAAAAAAGTAATTCCAAAATTTCCTGAGCATATTGGTGTAATAACATCACCAACAGGTGCTGCAATCAGGGATATTTTGACAACAATCAAAAGACGTTATCCAATTGCCAGAATTACGATTCTTCCTGTTTTAGTACAGGGAGACGAAGCAGCTGCTTCGATTGCAAATGCAATTCAAAATGCTAACACAATGGGTGGATTTGATTGTCTAATTGCCGGACGTGGTGGAGGATCGATTGAGGATCTTTGGCCTTTCAATGAGGAAATCGTGGCACGCGCCATATTTGCCTCAGTCATTCCAATTATTTCGGCTGTCGGCCATGAGACTGATTTTACAATCGCTGATTTTGTGGCGGACCTCCGTGCCCCAACGCCAACTGCAGCGGCGGAGCTGGCCGTCCCCCATATTGAGGAATTGCACGAAAGAGTAGCTGTAAATACAGTAAGGCTCGTTAGAGCTGTGAATGAAAAAGTAAATATGGCGAAAAAAAACTTACAACATCTTCGAAAATCGTATGCTTTTCGTTATCCAAGGCAACTTATTAATCAAAAAGAGCAAGAGTTGGACCGGTTGTTTGAGAAATTAACGAAAGAAATGCGCCGTAAATTAGAAAGAGAAGAAGAAAAGTTCAAGCAAGTCAACGCTAGATTAAAAAAGTCCCATCCACTTGCCCAAATTAACCGCGAAAATGAACGACTCAAGCGGTTAACGCGGGAATTAGAACGGGCCGCTATGAAGCAACTGAATGAGAAACGGATGCAATTTAGCAATACGATAACAACATTGAACGCCTTAAACCCGTTAAAAGTAATGGAAAGAGGCTACAGTCTCGTTTACAATGAAGAGAAAAAAATTGTGAAATCCATTAAACAAATTGAGCTTGGTGATACTATAAAAGTTCTTTTGACGAATGGCAGCCTTGAATGTCAAGTTTGGGGACTAGAAGAGGGTGAAAATTGA
- a CDS encoding exodeoxyribonuclease VII small subunit, translated as MSEAEKMTFEQAMKSLEDIVGKLEEGDVPLEAAIAYFQEGMSLSKICHEKLQYVEKQMEQILGEDGEMKPFILEEDGGQQ; from the coding sequence ATGAGTGAAGCGGAAAAAATGACTTTTGAACAGGCAATGAAAAGTCTTGAGGACATTGTCGGAAAGCTAGAAGAAGGTGACGTTCCTTTGGAGGCAGCGATTGCATATTTTCAAGAAGGAATGAGCTTATCGAAAATATGCCATGAAAAATTACAATATGTTGAAAAACAAATGGAGCAAATTCTCGGGGAAGATGGAGAAATGAAGCCTTTTATCTTAGAAGAAGATGGAGGACAACAATGA
- a CDS encoding polyprenyl synthetase family protein, translating to MTQLLSTYLTNKKQWIEEKLPIYIETMEAPEIIKESMIYSLKAGGKRIRPILLFATINAFGKPEESGLDVACALEMIHTYSLIHDDLPSMDDDDLRRGKPTNHKVYGEAIAILAGDGLLTHSFEVIANSKALSDSLKVKVIAMLAHAAGPSGMVGGQVADLLGENKLLTVPELEYIHEHKTGKLLRFAIVAGAVIAGATDEQQQCLDAFAKHLGLAFQIKDDILDIEGSVEQIGKPVGSDEGKAKSTYPKLLTVEGAKEKCNDHLKQAKMWLEKANVNQDLLLEIADYIVNRNH from the coding sequence ATGACCCAGCTTTTAAGTACATATTTAACGAATAAAAAACAGTGGATAGAAGAGAAACTCCCTATTTATATCGAGACTATGGAAGCACCGGAAATAATTAAGGAATCGATGATCTATTCCTTAAAGGCTGGTGGGAAAAGAATAAGGCCGATTCTTTTATTCGCAACGATAAACGCATTTGGAAAACCAGAAGAATCAGGCTTGGACGTTGCTTGTGCTCTGGAAATGATTCATACGTATTCGCTTATCCATGATGACTTGCCGAGCATGGATGATGATGATCTCCGACGCGGAAAGCCGACGAACCATAAGGTTTATGGGGAAGCGATTGCGATATTAGCCGGGGACGGTTTGTTGACCCATAGCTTTGAAGTCATCGCCAATTCGAAAGCGCTATCGGATTCTTTAAAAGTTAAAGTTATTGCGATGCTAGCGCATGCTGCGGGACCTAGTGGCATGGTTGGTGGACAAGTTGCTGACCTTTTAGGGGAAAATAAGCTTTTAACTGTTCCTGAACTTGAGTATATTCATGAGCATAAAACAGGAAAGCTTCTTCGTTTTGCGATTGTAGCTGGTGCTGTTATTGCAGGTGCTACCGATGAACAACAACAATGTTTGGATGCGTTTGCTAAACATTTAGGTTTAGCTTTTCAAATTAAAGACGATATTTTAGATATTGAAGGTAGTGTTGAGCAAATTGGCAAGCCAGTAGGTAGTGATGAAGGAAAAGCGAAAAGCACTTATCCGAAATTATTAACTGTAGAAGGCGCAAAGGAAAAGTGCAATGACCACCTAAAACAAGCGAAAATGTGGCTCGAAAAAGCAAACGTCAATCAAGATTTGTTATTGGAAATTGCCGACTATATTGTCAATCGCAATCATTGA
- a CDS encoding 1-deoxy-D-xylulose-5-phosphate synthase, with protein MNLEMLKDPKMIKNLTDDELEKLAEAIRKFLVEKLSTSGGHLGPNLGVVELTLALHKVFDSPKDKLLWDVGHQSYVHKILTGRAGGFDTLRKYKGLSGFPKMSESEHDVWETGHSSTSLSGAMGMAIARDLKRTDEKIIPIIGDGALTGGMALEALNHIGHEKKDIIVILNDNEMSIAPNVGALHHILGRLRTAGKYQWVKDELEFLMKKIPAIGGKVAATAERIKDSLKYLLVSGVFFEELGFTYLGPVDGHNITNLIETLQFAKKTKGPILVHVITKKGKGYKPAELDTTGKWHGVGPYKIESGEGIQPVTTAPAWSKVISDAVLKNARNDKRVVAITPAMPMGSKLMDFAKELPKRFFDVGIAEQHAVTMAAGLATQNLKPFLAIYSTFLQRGYDQVIHDVCRQKLNVFFGIDRAGLVGADGETHHGIYDIAFLRHIPNIVLMMPKDENEGQHMVYTALQYDNGPIALRFPRGNGLGVEMDTEFKEIPIGTWEVLKEGNDVAILTFGTTIEMALDAAKLLLKAGINAKVVNARFIKPLDEQMLHAILRTGMPILTIEEAVLQGGFGSAVLEFAHDHQYYDTKIARMGIPDQFIEHGSVSKLLEEIGLTTEKVVEKVCQLHEKQIVRKQQRA; from the coding sequence ATGAACCTTGAGATGTTAAAAGACCCTAAAATGATCAAAAACCTTACAGATGATGAGTTAGAGAAGCTGGCAGAAGCTATTAGAAAGTTTCTTGTTGAAAAGCTTTCAACGAGCGGCGGTCATTTAGGTCCTAATCTTGGTGTTGTAGAGCTTACATTAGCACTACATAAAGTATTTGACAGTCCTAAAGACAAACTTCTATGGGATGTTGGGCATCAATCTTATGTTCATAAAATTTTAACAGGTCGTGCTGGCGGTTTTGATACCCTTAGAAAATATAAAGGATTGTCAGGATTCCCGAAAATGAGTGAATCAGAGCATGATGTCTGGGAAACAGGTCATAGTTCAACTTCGCTTTCCGGAGCAATGGGGATGGCGATTGCTAGGGATTTAAAAAGAACGGATGAAAAAATAATTCCAATTATTGGTGACGGTGCTTTAACAGGTGGAATGGCATTGGAGGCTTTAAACCATATCGGACATGAAAAAAAGGATATCATCGTTATTTTGAATGATAATGAAATGTCAATTGCTCCAAATGTCGGCGCCTTGCATCATATTTTAGGAAGACTGCGCACGGCAGGAAAATACCAATGGGTGAAAGATGAATTAGAATTTTTAATGAAAAAAATTCCGGCAATCGGCGGTAAAGTGGCAGCCACTGCTGAACGGATTAAGGATTCTCTAAAATATTTGCTCGTTTCAGGGGTGTTTTTCGAGGAGTTAGGGTTTACGTATCTTGGCCCAGTAGACGGTCATAATATTACGAATTTAATCGAGACCCTTCAATTTGCAAAAAAAACGAAAGGGCCTATCCTTGTTCATGTAATCACGAAAAAAGGCAAAGGATACAAACCAGCAGAATTAGATACAACTGGAAAATGGCATGGGGTTGGTCCATATAAGATAGAGTCTGGAGAAGGAATCCAGCCAGTTACCACTGCTCCTGCTTGGAGTAAAGTGATTAGTGACGCTGTTCTAAAAAATGCGCGAAACGATAAACGAGTTGTTGCGATTACGCCAGCAATGCCAATGGGTTCAAAATTAATGGATTTTGCGAAAGAACTTCCTAAGCGCTTCTTTGACGTTGGGATTGCTGAACAGCATGCTGTAACAATGGCGGCAGGGCTGGCAACACAAAATCTCAAACCGTTCTTAGCGATTTATTCAACGTTTTTACAGCGCGGCTATGACCAAGTGATTCACGATGTTTGCCGCCAAAAGTTAAATGTATTTTTTGGAATAGACCGGGCTGGCTTAGTTGGAGCTGACGGAGAGACGCATCATGGTATTTATGATATCGCGTTTTTAAGACATATTCCTAACATCGTTCTAATGATGCCAAAAGATGAAAATGAAGGTCAACATATGGTTTATACGGCCCTTCAATACGATAATGGTCCAATCGCGCTTAGATTCCCACGTGGAAATGGCCTTGGTGTGGAAATGGATACCGAATTTAAAGAAATCCCAATAGGTACTTGGGAAGTCTTAAAAGAGGGCAACGATGTAGCCATTCTTACCTTTGGAACAACAATCGAGATGGCTCTTGATGCTGCAAAATTGCTCTTGAAAGCTGGCATCAATGCAAAGGTTGTCAATGCCCGTTTTATCAAACCGCTTGATGAGCAAATGCTTCATGCCATTTTACGAACAGGTATGCCGATTTTAACAATTGAAGAAGCTGTGCTTCAGGGTGGTTTTGGCAGTGCTGTATTAGAATTTGCCCATGACCATCAATATTATGATACCAAAATTGCTAGAATGGGCATTCCTGATCAATTTATTGAACATGGAAGCGTATCAAAACTTTTAGAAGAAATAGGCTTAACAACGGAAAAAGTTGTTGAAAAAGTATGTCAGCTCCATGAAAAACAAATAGTAAGAAAACAGCAAAGGGCTTGA
- a CDS encoding TlyA family RNA methyltransferase: protein MGVKKERVDVLLVERGLFETREKAKRAIMAGLVYTPDERIDKPGLKIEVETPLEVKGKVMPYVSRGGLKLEKAIKVFNLDLHDKIVLDIGASTGGFTDCSLQNGAKLVYALDVGYNQLAWKLRQDDRVTVMERTNFRYVTTENFLQGLPNFATIDVSFISLKLILPVLKTILTTGGEVVCLVKPQFEAGKDEVGKKGIIRDKKIHCNVLQDVIQFAHEIGFSVNAASYSPITGGEGNIEFLLHLSWHEGNNEQFNAIDVEQIVNDAHETLKDQRVTE from the coding sequence ATGGGTGTTAAAAAAGAAAGAGTCGATGTTTTATTAGTGGAAAGAGGCCTGTTCGAAACAAGAGAAAAGGCTAAAAGGGCAATTATGGCAGGACTCGTATATACACCTGACGAGCGCATTGATAAACCAGGCTTGAAAATCGAAGTTGAAACACCATTGGAAGTAAAAGGGAAAGTGATGCCTTATGTTTCAAGAGGTGGGCTAAAGTTAGAAAAGGCCATCAAAGTATTCAACCTTGATTTACATGATAAAATTGTTCTCGATATTGGGGCATCTACAGGCGGATTTACTGATTGCTCCTTGCAAAATGGAGCAAAGCTTGTCTATGCTCTTGATGTCGGCTATAATCAGCTAGCTTGGAAATTACGACAAGATGACCGTGTCACCGTCATGGAAAGAACGAATTTTCGTTATGTAACGACCGAGAATTTTTTACAAGGTTTACCAAACTTCGCAACAATTGATGTTTCTTTTATTTCTCTAAAATTAATTTTGCCTGTATTAAAAACGATTCTCACGACGGGCGGTGAGGTTGTTTGTTTAGTAAAGCCGCAATTTGAAGCAGGAAAAGATGAAGTTGGAAAAAAAGGAATCATTCGCGATAAGAAAATTCATTGTAATGTTCTGCAGGATGTGATTCAATTTGCTCATGAAATAGGGTTTAGCGTCAACGCCGCTTCCTATTCGCCGATTACTGGTGGCGAAGGGAATATCGAGTTTTTATTGCATTTATCATGGCACGAAGGCAACAACGAACAGTTCAATGCAATCGATGTAGAGCAAATTGTCAATGATGCTCATGAAACATTAAAAGACCAAAGGGTAACTGAATAA
- the argR gene encoding transcriptional regulator ArgR: MNKGQRHIKIREIIANHDIETQDELVEILKNQGYNITQATISRDIKELHLVKVPMADGRYKYSLPADQRFNPLQKLKRSLIDAFVKIDSADHLIVMKTLPGNANAIAALIDHLDWDEILGTIGGDDTILIICRSVEAAENISNRFLDML; this comes from the coding sequence ATGAACAAGGGACAACGTCATATAAAAATTAGAGAAATCATTGCCAATCATGATATTGAAACCCAAGACGAACTTGTCGAAATTCTAAAAAATCAAGGATATAACATAACACAAGCAACAATCTCAAGAGATATTAAAGAGCTTCATCTCGTTAAAGTGCCGATGGCGGACGGACGCTACAAATATAGTTTGCCAGCTGATCAACGCTTTAATCCTTTACAAAAATTGAAAAGATCATTAATAGATGCATTTGTAAAAATTGACTCTGCAGATCATCTTATTGTTATGAAAACATTGCCGGGAAACGCAAATGCGATTGCGGCCTTAATCGATCATTTAGACTGGGATGAAATTCTCGGGACGATTGGCGGCGATGATACGATATTAATTATATGTCGTTCGGTTGAAGCGGCTGAAAATATCTCCAATCGATTTTTAGATATGCTTTAA
- the recN gene encoding DNA repair protein RecN, with product MLAELSIKNFAIIEALSISFQKGLTVLTGETGAGKSIIIDAISLVAGGRGSSEFVRFGCKKAEIEGLFLLDHDKHPCIEKALQLGIDIADGMVVLRREILTNGKSVCRINGKLVTLGIIREIGRTLIDVHGQHEHQDLMNEDRHLPMLDQFDEQKTLSALEEYQRLYKQFLQLRKQLKSLNENEQQMAHRLDLIQFQLSEIKNANLQPREEEQLVDEKLQLSNFEKIHTAVSTSYEALSGERQGLDWIGLAMNELEDVAPLNEKLKNIYENVSNSFYLLEEAASSLRDERDFLEFDPARLDSIEARLNEIRFLKKKYGQTVEDILEYAAKIEDEIDQIENREVHLDRLRKQLIEVQNDLLLEAQNLSNLRKQIAENLKDYIHKELQELHMAKTVFDIDFALSTSKVNEQAVIFKGQPIEFLETGMDKIEFLISTNPGEPLKSLSKIASGGELSRIMLALKSIFSKQQGVTSIIFDEVDTGVSGRVAQAMAEKIYKISSGSQVLCITHLPQVAAMADTHLFISKETKGERTVTSIAELDLEAKVKEVARMISGVEITELTMQHANELLELANQMKLVVHE from the coding sequence ATGTTAGCAGAACTATCGATAAAAAATTTCGCAATAATTGAAGCGCTATCCATATCTTTTCAAAAAGGCTTAACAGTTTTAACCGGTGAAACTGGGGCAGGGAAATCGATTATTATTGATGCAATTAGCCTAGTAGCTGGCGGAAGAGGTTCATCGGAATTTGTAAGGTTTGGCTGTAAAAAGGCTGAAATTGAAGGTTTATTTTTACTTGATCATGACAAACATCCATGTATTGAAAAGGCATTACAATTAGGAATAGATATTGCCGACGGAATGGTCGTTCTCCGTAGGGAAATATTAACAAACGGAAAAAGCGTCTGCAGAATTAATGGAAAGCTTGTTACGTTAGGCATCATCCGTGAAATAGGTAGAACGCTAATTGACGTTCATGGGCAGCATGAACATCAGGATCTAATGAATGAAGACCGTCATTTACCGATGCTTGATCAATTTGATGAGCAAAAAACGCTTTCCGCCCTTGAAGAGTATCAACGGCTATACAAGCAATTTTTACAACTTAGAAAGCAATTAAAAAGCTTAAATGAAAATGAACAACAAATGGCTCACCGCCTTGATTTAATTCAATTTCAATTAAGTGAAATTAAAAATGCGAATCTTCAGCCTAGGGAAGAAGAACAATTAGTTGATGAAAAACTTCAGCTTTCCAATTTTGAAAAAATACATACTGCAGTCTCAACGAGCTATGAAGCTTTATCAGGGGAGCGGCAAGGATTGGATTGGATTGGACTTGCCATGAACGAGCTTGAAGATGTAGCACCATTAAATGAAAAATTAAAAAACATTTACGAAAATGTTTCGAATAGTTTTTACTTGCTTGAAGAAGCGGCCTCCTCTCTTCGGGATGAGCGGGATTTTTTAGAATTTGACCCAGCAAGGCTTGATTCCATTGAAGCACGCTTAAATGAAATTCGCTTTTTAAAGAAAAAATATGGACAAACAGTGGAAGATATTTTAGAGTATGCGGCAAAAATAGAAGATGAAATTGATCAAATTGAAAACCGTGAAGTTCATTTAGATCGATTGCGAAAGCAGCTTATCGAAGTTCAAAACGATTTATTACTCGAAGCGCAAAATTTATCGAATCTTCGCAAGCAAATAGCGGAAAATTTAAAGGATTATATTCATAAAGAGTTGCAGGAATTACATATGGCGAAGACCGTATTTGATATTGATTTTGCTTTATCAACTAGTAAGGTAAATGAGCAAGCTGTTATATTTAAAGGTCAGCCAATTGAGTTTTTAGAAACGGGAATGGACAAAATTGAATTTTTAATTTCGACGAATCCAGGTGAACCGCTTAAATCTTTATCAAAAATTGCATCTGGCGGCGAATTATCAAGAATTATGCTTGCTTTAAAAAGTATTTTTTCGAAACAGCAAGGCGTTACGTCGATTATTTTTGATGAAGTCGACACAGGTGTTAGCGGTCGTGTTGCGCAGGCAATGGCCGAAAAAATTTATAAAATTTCAAGCGGCTCGCAAGTGCTTTGTATTACCCATTTGCCGCAAGTAGCGGCGATGGCAGACACCCATCTTTTTATTTCAAAGGAAACAAAGGGAGAGCGAACGGTTACATCGATTGCCGAATTAGACTTAGAAGCCAAGGTTAAAGAAGTGGCACGGATGATTTCTGGAGTGGAAATCACGGAATTAACAATGCAGCATGCAAATGAATTGTTGGAACTAGCCAATCAAATGAAACTAGTTGTGCATGAATAG
- the spoIVB gene encoding SpoIVB peptidase, with protein MRVDWLRKITGLILLVLLIGVGFLKPIQEYVSIPKEMTLFEGQEKTVTSLPVFSQTNKNAIYSIAENGGDTLSIKGEESGEEKMLLEIANIPVKNVDIKVLPEFKIIPGGQSIGVKLNTLGVLVVGHHLIDTEKGAKSPGEEAGIKVGDIIMEINDEPIQQMSEVAKYVEKAGENDQTLKLVILRDQNKFQTELKPIKARDEKNYRMGLFIRDSAAGIGTMTFYHPESKKYGALGHVISDMDTKKPIVVHDGQIVRSTVTSIEKGANGSPGEKLARFSNENDIIGNITRNSPFGIFGELTKDIENGIVDTPLPIALSNEVKEGPAKILTVVGGDKVQEFDVEVISSVPQKFPATKGLVIKISDPELLEKTGGIVQGMSGSPIIQNGKIIGAVTHVFVNDPTSGYGVHIEWMLNEAGINIYAKTEDEKKKAS; from the coding sequence TTGAGAGTAGATTGGCTTAGAAAAATAACAGGATTAATTCTCCTTGTTCTTTTAATTGGTGTTGGCTTCCTTAAACCAATTCAAGAGTATGTTTCCATTCCTAAAGAAATGACTCTTTTTGAAGGACAAGAAAAAACAGTAACATCATTACCAGTCTTTTCACAAACGAACAAGAATGCCATTTATTCTATCGCAGAAAATGGCGGAGATACGCTTTCGATTAAAGGAGAAGAAAGCGGTGAAGAGAAGATGTTGTTAGAAATAGCAAATATACCCGTTAAAAACGTTGATATAAAAGTATTACCTGAATTCAAAATCATTCCAGGCGGCCAGTCGATTGGTGTTAAATTGAATACGCTTGGCGTTCTAGTTGTAGGCCACCACTTAATTGATACTGAAAAGGGTGCCAAATCTCCTGGAGAAGAAGCAGGAATTAAGGTTGGCGATATCATTATGGAAATTAATGATGAGCCAATTCAGCAAATGAGTGAAGTTGCTAAATATGTTGAAAAAGCGGGAGAAAATGATCAAACGTTAAAATTAGTCATCTTGCGCGATCAAAATAAATTTCAAACCGAGCTTAAACCGATAAAAGCTAGAGATGAAAAAAATTATCGTATGGGGCTATTCATTCGTGATTCTGCAGCAGGAATAGGTACGATGACCTTTTATCATCCAGAATCTAAAAAATATGGTGCCCTTGGACATGTGATTTCAGACATGGATACGAAAAAGCCAATCGTCGTCCACGATGGCCAAATCGTTCGTTCCACTGTTACTTCGATTGAAAAAGGGGCTAATGGAAGTCCTGGTGAAAAGCTTGCTCGTTTTTCCAATGAGAATGATATCATTGGCAACATTACCCGAAATAGCCCATTTGGCATTTTTGGTGAGTTAACGAAAGATATTGAAAATGGGATTGTCGATACACCACTCCCAATTGCTTTATCTAACGAAGTTAAAGAAGGGCCAGCGAAAATTTTAACAGTTGTTGGCGGAGATAAGGTTCAGGAATTCGATGTCGAGGTGATTAGCTCTGTTCCGCAAAAATTCCCTGCTACAAAAGGATTAGTTATAAAAATTTCTGATCCAGAGCTTTTAGAAAAAACCGGGGGAATTGTTCAAGGAATGAGCGGAAGTCCAATTATTCAAAATGGGAAAATTATTGGAGCGGTAACACATGTTTTTGTCAATGATCCGACTTCGGGGTACGGTGTTCATATTGAATGGATGTTAAACGAAGCGGGCATTAATATTTATGCAAAAACCGAAGACGAAAAGAAGAAAGCGAGCTAA
- the spo0A gene encoding sporulation transcription factor Spo0A: MVKKIKVCLVDDNRELVSLLEEYLSNQDDIEVIGVAYNGQECLDFLEDHDPDVLVLDIIMPHLDGLAVLERMRDLHKATFPNVIMLTAFGQEDVTTKAVELGASYFILKPFDMENLVNHIRQVSGKAAAITKRPIITRAAAVAEPKTKSLDANITSIIHEIGVPAHIKGYLYLREAISMVYNDIELLGSITKVLYPDIAKKYNTTASRVERAIRHAIEVAWSRGNIDSISNLFGYTVSMSKAKPTNSEFIAMVADKLRLEHMAS; the protein is encoded by the coding sequence GTGGTAAAGAAAATAAAAGTTTGTTTAGTGGATGATAACCGCGAGCTCGTTTCGCTTTTAGAGGAATATTTATCCAATCAGGATGATATAGAAGTAATCGGTGTTGCCTACAATGGTCAAGAATGCTTGGATTTTTTAGAAGATCATGATCCTGATGTACTTGTATTAGATATTATCATGCCGCATTTAGATGGTTTAGCGGTGTTAGAGAGAATGCGTGATTTACATAAAGCAACATTCCCTAATGTAATTATGCTGACAGCATTTGGCCAAGAGGATGTAACGACAAAAGCTGTTGAACTTGGTGCTTCTTATTTTATCTTAAAGCCATTTGATATGGAAAATCTCGTTAACCATATTCGTCAAGTATCAGGCAAGGCGGCAGCGATTACGAAGCGTCCAATCATAACAAGAGCAGCTGCAGTAGCTGAGCCAAAAACAAAAAGCCTTGATGCAAATATTACAAGTATTATTCATGAAATTGGGGTTCCAGCGCATATCAAAGGGTATTTGTATTTACGTGAGGCTATTTCCATGGTCTATAACGATATCGAGCTTCTAGGCTCAATTACAAAGGTTTTATATCCAGATATTGCCAAAAAGTATAATACAACCGCAAGCCGAGTAGAGCGGGCCATCCGCCATGCGATTGAAGTGGCATGGAGCCGTGGTAATATTGATTCCATCTCTAACCTTTTCGGTTATACAGTTAGCATGTCAAAAGCAAAACCTACGAATAGTGAGTTCATCGCGATGGTCGCCGATAAATTACGACTGGAGCATATGGCCTCATAG